A DNA window from Pseudomonas resinovorans NBRC 106553 contains the following coding sequences:
- a CDS encoding sensor histidine kinase KdpD, whose protein sequence is MSDTRRADALLADMPQGGRGRLKVFLGAAPGVGKTYAMLQAAQAQLRQGVDLRAGVVETHGRAETEAMLAGLPQQPLRRFDYRGMALTEMDLDGILAQPPKLVLVDELAHTNAPGSRHAKRWQDVEELLDAGVDVYTTVNVQHLEALNDQVHDITGVQVRETLPDWVLQEADEILLIDLPPRELLERLREGKVYVPEQARAAIDAFFSQTNLTALRELAMQTAAARVDADLNRRYRQRGLEAPAVRGRLLVGIDGDHQAERLVRHASRVAERRHLPWSVVYVDTGGARSEEVRSRLQGAQQLAERLGGEVVTLRGESVAKGLVQHAAERRASLLLVGRSRQRLRRRLLGRGLAERLLRLGEGLEVSVLDTEVDRRPPSPRATHHTRLLDYGLAVVAAITASLVAWAVAHTLELPNISLVFLAAVLLVAVRSSLGPALLCAGLSFIAYDFLFIPPTFSLTIARQEDVLTLLFFLLMAGLTGNLASRQRRQLDALRDTQSETTALLDLSRKLTAATDRQAVLNVAVQQFETWRDVEVCLLSRGRDGVWKVEAGAQRLLADQERAAAEWSWQHDQPAGLGTDTLPGGRWWWLPLSGEEGPLVLLGVSPRDEAPLPVGRRRLIAALGQPLAQALARAQLAEELEAARLHGETEQLRSALLASVSHDLRTPLTAMRGSIDSLLSLGEAIPMDDRRELLEGTRDEAERLDRYIQNLLDMTRLGHGGLKLARDWVAPVDIVASALQRLRPVLAPLQVETGVPEQLPLLYVHAALIEQALVNVLENAARFSPSGGRLRVAVEADEAELRFSVADQGPGIPPDERERIFDMFYTAARGDRGGQGTGLGLAICQGMVGAHGGRVTVGEGLDHRGATLTLHLPLHPQPQLEEE, encoded by the coding sequence ATGAGTGATACCCGGCGTGCCGACGCGCTTCTGGCGGACATGCCCCAAGGCGGGCGCGGCCGGTTGAAGGTCTTCCTCGGCGCGGCACCGGGCGTGGGCAAGACCTACGCCATGCTCCAGGCCGCCCAGGCGCAACTGCGCCAGGGCGTCGACCTGCGCGCCGGGGTGGTGGAAACCCACGGCCGGGCGGAAACCGAGGCCATGCTCGCCGGACTGCCGCAGCAACCGCTGCGGCGTTTCGATTATCGCGGCATGGCCCTCACCGAGATGGACCTGGACGGCATCCTCGCCCAGCCGCCGAAGCTGGTGCTGGTGGACGAGCTGGCCCATACCAACGCCCCCGGCAGCCGCCACGCCAAACGCTGGCAGGACGTCGAGGAGCTGCTCGACGCCGGCGTCGACGTCTACACCACGGTCAACGTCCAGCACCTGGAAGCCCTCAACGACCAGGTCCACGACATCACCGGCGTGCAGGTGCGCGAGACCCTGCCGGACTGGGTGCTGCAGGAGGCCGACGAGATCCTCCTGATCGACCTGCCGCCCCGGGAGCTGCTGGAGCGCCTGCGCGAGGGCAAGGTCTATGTGCCCGAACAGGCCCGTGCGGCCATCGACGCCTTCTTCTCCCAGACCAACCTCACCGCCCTGCGCGAGCTGGCCATGCAGACCGCCGCCGCGCGGGTGGATGCCGACCTCAACCGGCGTTACCGCCAGCGCGGCCTGGAAGCCCCCGCCGTGCGTGGCCGGCTGCTGGTGGGAATCGATGGCGACCACCAGGCCGAACGGCTGGTGCGCCATGCCAGCCGGGTGGCCGAACGACGCCACCTGCCCTGGTCGGTGGTTTATGTGGACACCGGAGGTGCCCGTTCCGAGGAAGTCCGCTCGCGCCTGCAAGGCGCCCAGCAACTGGCCGAGCGCCTGGGCGGCGAGGTGGTGACCTTGCGTGGCGAGTCCGTGGCCAAGGGGCTGGTGCAGCACGCAGCCGAGCGACGCGCCAGCCTGCTGCTGGTGGGCCGCAGCCGTCAGCGCCTGCGCCGGCGCCTGCTGGGACGAGGCCTGGCCGAACGCCTGCTGCGCCTGGGCGAAGGCCTGGAAGTGAGCGTGCTGGACACCGAGGTCGACCGACGTCCGCCCAGCCCCAGGGCCACTCACCACACCCGCCTGCTGGACTACGGCCTGGCGGTAGTGGCGGCGATCACCGCCAGCCTGGTTGCCTGGGCGGTGGCCCATACCCTGGAGTTGCCGAACATCTCCCTGGTGTTCCTCGCCGCCGTGTTGCTGGTGGCGGTGCGCAGCAGCCTGGGGCCGGCACTGCTCTGCGCCGGATTATCGTTCATCGCCTATGACTTCCTGTTCATCCCGCCGACCTTCTCGCTGACCATCGCGCGCCAGGAAGACGTGCTGACCCTGCTGTTCTTCCTGCTGATGGCCGGGCTCACCGGTAACCTTGCTTCGCGTCAGCGTCGCCAGTTGGACGCCCTGCGCGATACCCAGTCGGAAACCACCGCGCTGCTCGATCTGTCGCGCAAGCTCACCGCCGCTACCGACCGCCAGGCTGTGCTCAATGTCGCCGTGCAGCAGTTCGAGACCTGGCGCGACGTGGAGGTCTGCCTGCTGTCCCGTGGCCGCGATGGCGTGTGGAAGGTGGAGGCGGGCGCCCAGCGCCTGCTGGCCGACCAGGAACGCGCGGCGGCGGAGTGGTCCTGGCAGCATGACCAGCCGGCCGGCCTGGGCACCGATACACTGCCGGGCGGCCGCTGGTGGTGGCTGCCGCTGTCGGGAGAGGAGGGGCCGCTGGTACTGCTGGGGGTCAGCCCCCGTGACGAGGCGCCGTTGCCGGTGGGCCGTCGCCGGTTGATCGCCGCCCTCGGCCAGCCGCTGGCCCAGGCCCTGGCCCGCGCCCAGCTGGCCGAAGAGCTGGAAGCGGCGCGCCTGCATGGGGAAACCGAACAACTGCGCAGCGCGCTGCTGGCGTCCGTCTCCCATGACCTGCGTACGCCGCTCACCGCCATGCGTGGCTCCATCGACAGTCTGCTTTCCCTGGGCGAAGCCATTCCCATGGACGATCGCCGCGAGTTGCTGGAGGGCACTCGCGATGAAGCCGAGCGGCTCGATCGCTATATCCAGAACCTGCTGGACATGACCCGCCTGGGCCACGGCGGGCTCAAGCTCGCCCGCGACTGGGTGGCGCCGGTGGACATAGTCGCCAGCGCCCTGCAGCGCTTGCGCCCGGTGCTGGCGCCGTTGCAGGTGGAAACCGGGGTGCCGGAACAACTGCCGCTGCTCTATGTGCATGCCGCGCTGATCGAGCAGGCGCTGGTCAACGTGCTGGAGAACGCCGCGCGCTTCTCCCCCAGTGGCGGCCGCCTGCGGGTGGCGGTGGAGGCCGACGAGGCCGAGCTGCGTTTCTCCGTTGCCGACCAGGGGCCGGGCATTCCGCCGGATGAGCGCGAGCGGATCTTCGACATGTTCTACACCGCCGCCCGTGGCGACCGGGGCGGGCAGGGCACGGGCCTCGGCCTGGCCATCTGCCAGGGCATGGTCGGCGCCCACGGCGGCCGTGTGACCGTGGGCGAAGGCCTGGACCACCGCGGCGCCACCCTGACCCTGCACCTGCCGTTGCATCCGCAGCCGCAGTTGGAGGAAGAATGA
- a CDS encoding response regulator: MTSNQPTILVIDDEAQIRKFLRISLAAQGYRVLEGANGREGLEQAALAKPDLLVLDLGLPDMDGQEVLRELREWSQVPVLVLSVRASEGEKVLALDGGANDYVTKPFGIQEFLARVRVMLRQAGPGEQQQASVASGPLQLDFAYRRVTLGGEEVQLTRKEYAVLAQLARHLGRVVTQQQLLKDIWGPTHVEDSHYLRVVVGHLRQKLGDDPADPRYIVTEAGVGYRLKEN, translated from the coding sequence ATGACATCCAACCAACCGACCATCCTGGTCATCGACGACGAAGCGCAGATCCGCAAGTTCCTGCGCATCAGCCTGGCGGCCCAGGGCTACCGGGTGCTGGAGGGCGCCAACGGCCGCGAGGGCCTGGAACAGGCCGCGCTGGCCAAGCCCGACCTGCTGGTGCTCGACCTCGGCCTGCCGGACATGGACGGCCAGGAGGTGCTCCGCGAGCTGCGCGAGTGGTCCCAGGTGCCCGTGCTGGTGCTCTCGGTGCGCGCCAGCGAGGGCGAGAAGGTGTTGGCCCTGGACGGCGGCGCCAACGACTACGTGACCAAGCCTTTCGGCATCCAGGAGTTCCTCGCCCGGGTACGGGTGATGCTGCGCCAGGCCGGGCCCGGCGAACAGCAACAGGCCAGCGTCGCCAGCGGTCCGTTGCAGCTGGATTTCGCCTACCGCCGGGTGACCCTGGGCGGAGAGGAGGTGCAGCTCACCCGCAAGGAGTACGCGGTGCTCGCGCAACTGGCCCGCCACCTCGGCCGGGTGGTGACCCAGCAGCAACTGCTCAAGGACATCTGGGGCCCCACCCATGTCGAGGACAGCCACTACCTGCGGGTGGTGGTGGGGCACCTGCGGCAGAAGCTCGGCGACGACCCGGCCGACCCGCGATACATCGTCACCGAGGCCGGCGTTGGCTATCGTCTGAAAGAGAACTGA
- the glsB gene encoding glutaminase B — translation MQQLLNEILDEIRPLIGQGKVASYIPALACVSPDQLGIAVYSNDGELYYAGDGLTPFSIQSISKVFSLVQAIQHSGEGIWERLGHEPSGQPFNSLVQLEFERGVPRNPFINAGALVICDINESRFAAPSLSMRDFVRRLSGNRLLVSDEVVARSEYQHRARNAAMAYLMQSFGNFHNDVEAVLHSYFHHCAIRMSCADLALAFSFLANDGVSPHSGERVLTPRQAKQVNAIMATSGLYDEAGNFAYRVGLPGKSGVGGGIVAVVPGRFSVCVWSPELNPAGNSLAGMAALEKLSERIDWSIF, via the coding sequence ATGCAGCAGCTGTTGAATGAAATCCTCGACGAGATCCGCCCGCTGATTGGACAGGGCAAGGTCGCCAGCTATATCCCCGCGCTCGCCTGCGTCAGCCCCGACCAGCTCGGGATTGCCGTCTACAGCAACGACGGCGAGCTGTACTACGCCGGGGATGGCCTGACGCCGTTTTCCATCCAGAGCATCTCCAAGGTCTTCAGCCTGGTGCAGGCCATCCAGCATTCGGGCGAGGGCATCTGGGAACGCCTGGGCCATGAGCCGTCGGGCCAGCCGTTCAATTCCCTGGTGCAGCTGGAGTTCGAGCGTGGCGTGCCGCGCAACCCCTTCATCAATGCCGGCGCCCTGGTGATCTGCGACATCAACGAGTCGCGCTTCGCCGCGCCGTCGTTGTCCATGCGCGATTTCGTGCGGCGCCTGTCGGGCAACCGCCTGCTGGTCTCGGACGAGGTGGTGGCCCGCTCCGAATACCAGCACCGCGCGCGCAACGCCGCCATGGCCTACCTGATGCAGTCCTTCGGCAACTTCCACAACGACGTGGAAGCGGTGCTGCACAGCTACTTCCACCACTGCGCCATCCGCATGAGCTGCGCCGACCTGGCCCTGGCCTTCAGCTTCCTGGCCAACGACGGGGTCAGCCCTCACAGCGGCGAGCGGGTGCTGACGCCACGCCAGGCCAAGCAGGTGAACGCCATCATGGCCACCAGCGGGCTCTACGACGAAGCCGGCAACTTCGCCTACCGCGTCGGCCTGCCGGGCAAGAGCGGGGTAGGGGGCGGCATAGTCGCGGTGGTGCCGGGGCGCTTCAGCGTCTGCGTCTGGTCGCCGGAGCTCAACCCGGCCGGCAACTCGCTGGCCGGCATGGCGGCACTGGAGAAACTCTCCGAGCGGATCGACTGGTCGATTTTCTAG
- a CDS encoding patatin-like phospholipase family protein produces MSKRVALVLGSGGARGYAHIGVIEEIEARGYEIACIAGCSMGAVVGGIYAAGKLRHYREWTESLDYLDVLRLLDVSFRLGAIRGEKVFGRIREIVGEINIEDLSIPYTAVATDLTNQQEIWFQEGCLHQAMRASAAIPSLFTPVVQGSRMLVDGGLLNPLPIIPVVSRHCDLIIAVNLNATTPREYQLPVIERPPAIKSRVDLLMASLHSRLPFLKRSGFEAHDVLDPESLPGGNPWLEDAAPQMQQPAAAPQADGAPKSASGSEVIASIGPASLLDLVNQSFEVMQTSLAQYKIAGYPPDILINVPKRVCRFFEFYKAPELIQLGRQIARETMERYEQGN; encoded by the coding sequence ATGAGCAAACGCGTGGCATTGGTACTGGGATCGGGGGGCGCGCGTGGCTACGCGCATATCGGGGTAATCGAGGAAATCGAGGCGCGCGGCTACGAGATCGCCTGTATAGCGGGCTGTTCCATGGGCGCGGTGGTGGGCGGCATCTACGCCGCCGGCAAGCTCCGGCATTACCGCGAATGGACCGAGAGCCTGGACTATCTCGACGTGCTGCGCCTGCTGGATGTGAGCTTTCGCCTCGGCGCCATCCGTGGCGAAAAGGTCTTCGGGCGCATCCGCGAGATAGTCGGCGAGATCAACATCGAAGACCTCTCCATTCCCTACACGGCGGTCGCCACCGACCTCACCAACCAGCAGGAAATCTGGTTCCAGGAGGGTTGCCTGCACCAGGCCATGCGCGCGTCGGCGGCCATTCCCAGCCTGTTCACCCCGGTGGTCCAGGGCAGCCGCATGCTGGTGGACGGCGGTCTGCTCAATCCGCTGCCGATCATTCCGGTGGTGTCCCGGCACTGCGACCTGATCATCGCGGTCAACCTCAACGCCACCACCCCACGGGAATACCAGTTGCCGGTGATCGAACGCCCACCGGCGATCAAGAGCCGCGTCGACCTGCTGATGGCCTCCCTGCATTCGCGGCTGCCCTTCCTCAAGCGCAGCGGCTTCGAGGCCCACGATGTGCTCGATCCGGAGAGCCTGCCCGGCGGCAACCCCTGGCTGGAAGACGCGGCCCCGCAGATGCAGCAGCCGGCCGCCGCACCGCAAGCCGACGGCGCGCCCAAGTCCGCCAGCGGCTCGGAAGTGATCGCCAGCATCGGCCCCGCCTCGCTTCTGGACCTGGTGAACCAGAGCTTCGAGGTGATGCAGACCTCCCTCGCCCAGTACAAGATCGCCGGCTACCCGCCGGACATCCTGATCAACGTGCCCAAGCGCGTGTGCCGCTTCTTCGAGTTCTACAAGGCGCCGGAGTTGATCCAGCTGGGCCGGCAGATCGCACGGGAAACCATGGAAAGGTACGAGCAGGGCAACTGA
- a CDS encoding NAD(P)/FAD-dependent oxidoreductase, translated as MHNNPQRSAPLQVLIIGAGFGGLGLAIQLQKSGIHDFLILEKGSDVGGTWRDNSYPGAACDVPSHLYSFSFEPKADWSRKYAPQAEIFAYQRHCADKYGLRRHIRFDCEVAGAEFDAASGTWQVHTRSGEHFSSKALVSACGQLNRPAWPRIPGLDEFKGELFHSARWNHDYPLEGKRVAVIGTGASAIQFVPQIAPKVARLTLFQRSAAYVIPKPDRAYRAWELALLRRLPWLQKVDRVLKYIQHESRVLAFSVFPPLMKMMQLRFRLHLARGIADPALRRRLLPDYPMGCKRILISNDFYPALARPNVTVMDQAIREVTANAVVTQDGQRHEVDAIILGTGFAATDFLAPMSIRGLGGRELNDAWREGAEAYLGVSVSGFPNLFILYGPNTNLGHNSILYMLESQFPYVLDGIRALDGLRYLDLKPEVQRHFNQRLQKDVRHTIWEQGCHSWYKTADGRNTNNWPGFTFRYRQQTRRLELAHYECTR; from the coding sequence ATGCATAACAATCCCCAGCGGTCGGCGCCCCTGCAGGTGCTGATCATCGGTGCCGGGTTCGGCGGCCTGGGCCTGGCCATTCAGTTGCAGAAGTCCGGTATCCACGACTTCCTGATCCTCGAGAAGGGCAGCGACGTCGGTGGCACCTGGCGCGACAACAGCTACCCCGGCGCGGCCTGCGACGTGCCCTCGCACCTCTATTCCTTTTCCTTCGAGCCCAAGGCCGACTGGTCGCGCAAGTACGCGCCCCAGGCGGAGATCTTCGCCTACCAGCGCCACTGCGCGGACAAGTACGGCCTGCGTCGGCACATCCGTTTCGACTGCGAAGTGGCGGGGGCCGAGTTCGATGCCGCCAGCGGCACCTGGCAGGTGCATACCCGCAGCGGCGAGCACTTCTCCAGCAAGGCGCTGGTCAGTGCCTGTGGCCAGTTGAATCGGCCGGCCTGGCCGCGCATCCCCGGGTTGGACGAGTTCAAGGGCGAGCTGTTCCATTCGGCCCGCTGGAACCACGACTACCCGCTGGAAGGCAAGCGGGTGGCGGTGATCGGCACGGGCGCCAGCGCCATCCAGTTCGTCCCGCAGATCGCTCCGAAGGTGGCCCGGCTCACGCTGTTCCAGCGCTCGGCGGCCTATGTGATCCCCAAGCCGGACCGCGCCTACCGCGCCTGGGAGCTGGCGCTGTTGCGGCGCCTGCCCTGGCTGCAGAAGGTCGACCGGGTGCTCAAGTACATCCAGCACGAATCGCGGGTCCTGGCGTTCTCGGTGTTCCCGCCGCTGATGAAGATGATGCAGTTGCGCTTTCGCCTGCACCTGGCCCGTGGCATCGCCGACCCGGCGCTGCGTCGGCGTCTGCTGCCGGACTACCCGATGGGTTGCAAGCGCATCCTGATCTCCAACGACTTCTACCCGGCCCTGGCCCGGCCGAATGTGACGGTGATGGACCAGGCCATACGCGAAGTCACCGCGAACGCCGTGGTGACCCAGGACGGCCAGCGGCATGAGGTGGACGCCATCATCCTCGGCACCGGCTTCGCCGCGACGGACTTCCTGGCCCCCATGAGCATCCGCGGGCTCGGCGGGCGTGAGTTGAACGATGCCTGGCGCGAGGGGGCCGAAGCCTACCTGGGCGTCAGCGTCAGCGGTTTCCCCAACCTGTTCATCCTCTACGGGCCCAACACCAACCTGGGGCACAACTCCATCCTCTACATGCTGGAGAGCCAGTTCCCCTATGTGCTGGATGGCATCCGCGCGCTGGACGGCCTGCGCTACCTCGACCTCAAGCCCGAGGTGCAGCGCCACTTCAACCAGCGCCTGCAAAAGGACGTGCGCCATACCATCTGGGAGCAGGGTTGCCACAGCTGGTACAAGACCGCCGACGGCCGCAACACCAACAACTGGCCGGGCTTCACCTTCCGTTACCGCCAACAGACCCGCCGCCTGGAGCTAGCGCACTATGAATGCACCCGTTGA
- a CDS encoding alpha/beta hydrolase yields the protein MNAPVEFTAPEPGQPVLRATLRGALRLLFRGLMRPPLPVGLQRLVLRGLTASTLAPRGVLREGGQIGGRPCEWHRPEGGSHVVVLYLHGGAFITGSPATHRAITASLAKRAGVAVCALDYRLAPEHPFPAGRDDAVAAYQALLEAGYPASRLVIGGDSAGGNLSLVTALQIRRLGLPQPAGLICFSPATDLSGTAQHNPPAGDPLIHPAWVEQAMDLYCPPGLDRRDPALSPLFADLAGLAPMLVQVAEDEILRDDSLRLAERVRAAGGWVRLERYPGLWHVFQAHTGVLRTADQALASAADFICKHVEEDA from the coding sequence ATGAATGCACCCGTTGAGTTCACCGCCCCCGAGCCCGGCCAGCCGGTGCTGCGCGCGACCCTGCGCGGTGCCCTTCGCCTGCTGTTCCGTGGCCTGATGCGGCCACCGTTGCCGGTGGGCCTGCAACGGCTGGTGCTGCGCGGGCTCACCGCCAGCACCCTGGCGCCCCGGGGCGTGCTGCGCGAAGGCGGCCAGATCGGCGGACGACCCTGCGAATGGCACCGGCCCGAGGGGGGCAGCCATGTGGTGGTGCTCTACCTGCATGGCGGCGCCTTCATCACCGGCTCGCCGGCCACCCACCGGGCCATCACCGCCAGCCTGGCCAAGCGCGCCGGGGTAGCGGTGTGCGCCCTGGATTACCGGCTGGCCCCGGAGCATCCCTTTCCCGCCGGCCGCGACGATGCCGTGGCCGCCTACCAGGCGCTGCTGGAGGCGGGCTATCCGGCGTCGCGCCTGGTGATCGGCGGCGATTCGGCCGGCGGCAACCTGAGCCTGGTGACCGCCCTGCAGATCCGCCGCCTGGGTTTGCCGCAGCCCGCCGGGCTGATCTGCTTCTCGCCCGCCACCGACCTCAGCGGCACGGCGCAGCACAATCCGCCAGCGGGCGACCCGCTGATCCATCCGGCCTGGGTGGAGCAGGCCATGGACCTCTATTGCCCGCCCGGCCTGGATCGCCGCGATCCGGCGCTGTCACCGCTGTTCGCCGATCTGGCCGGGTTGGCGCCGATGCTGGTGCAGGTGGCCGAGGACGAGATCCTTCGCGACGACAGCCTGCGCCTCGCCGAGCGCGTGCGTGCGGCGGGTGGCTGGGTGCGCCTGGAGCGCTATCCGGGCCTCTGGCACGTGTTCCAGGCGCACACCGGCGTGCTGCGTACCGCCGACCAGGCCCTGGCCAGTGCCGCGGACTTCATCTGCAAGCATGTGGAAGAGGACGCCTGA
- a CDS encoding SDR family oxidoreductase, translating to MNNILITGAASGIGAATARLFHERGWQVGLIDRDAEALATQAQALGGVWQRALDVTDLAAVEAALADFCSIYDGQLRLLFNCAGVLRFGHFEEIDMAEHARILNINVLGLVQVTHAAFPYLKATRGAQVISMGSASGVYGTPHMASYSASKFAVRGFTEALELEWRHHGIRVGDLMPPFVRTPMVSSQRFEPPVLRRLGVNLNAEDIAQAAWRQARGAAVHRPVSWLFRLMYGAGQLSPAWVNRGIMKLLSGA from the coding sequence ATGAACAACATCCTGATTACCGGTGCCGCTTCCGGCATCGGCGCGGCCACCGCCCGGCTATTCCATGAGCGTGGCTGGCAGGTGGGGCTGATCGACCGCGACGCCGAGGCCCTGGCGACCCAGGCGCAGGCCCTGGGCGGCGTCTGGCAGCGGGCGCTGGATGTCACCGACCTGGCGGCGGTGGAGGCGGCGCTGGCGGACTTCTGCTCCATCTACGACGGCCAGTTGCGGCTACTGTTCAATTGCGCGGGGGTACTGCGTTTCGGTCATTTCGAGGAGATCGACATGGCCGAGCACGCGCGCATTCTCAACATCAACGTGCTGGGGCTGGTGCAGGTGACCCATGCGGCCTTCCCCTACCTCAAGGCTACCCGTGGCGCCCAGGTGATCAGCATGGGCTCGGCCTCGGGCGTGTACGGCACGCCGCACATGGCCAGTTACTCGGCGTCCAAGTTCGCGGTGCGGGGTTTCACCGAGGCCCTGGAGCTCGAGTGGCGCCACCATGGCATCCGCGTCGGCGACCTGATGCCGCCGTTCGTGCGCACCCCCATGGTCAGCAGCCAGCGCTTCGAGCCACCGGTGCTGCGTCGCCTGGGGGTGAACCTGAACGCCGAGGACATCGCCCAGGCGGCCTGGCGGCAAGCACGGGGGGCGGCGGTGCACCGGCCGGTGAGCTGGCTGTTCCGGCTGATGTACGGGGCGGGGCAGTTGTCCCCGGCCTGGGTCAACCGGGGCATCATGAAGCTCCTCAGCGGGGCCTGA
- a CDS encoding ribonuclease E inhibitor RraB, whose amino-acid sequence MSTAFHDDVSSNLLRRMKEGGFDFARVHPIEFYAIFPDEDRARLAAKNFRGESLNAQVSVRSDGAWHLQVSKVMYATHVGIGDFEHDLEALVVPLGGVLDGWGVTQEVPASHP is encoded by the coding sequence ATGAGCACAGCCTTCCACGATGATGTCAGCAGCAACCTGTTGCGCCGCATGAAAGAGGGCGGTTTCGATTTTGCCCGTGTCCATCCGATCGAGTTCTACGCCATCTTCCCCGACGAGGACCGGGCGCGACTGGCGGCGAAAAATTTTCGGGGTGAGTCCTTGAATGCACAGGTATCGGTGCGCTCCGATGGGGCCTGGCACCTGCAGGTAAGCAAGGTGATGTATGCCACCCATGTGGGAATCGGTGATTTCGAGCACGACCTGGAGGCCCTGGTGGTCCCCCTCGGTGGTGTGCTCGATGGCTGGGGCGTGACCCAGGAAGTGCCTGCCAGCCATCCTTGA
- a CDS encoding GMP synthase: MTDILILVHADFCSPGHLAAVLDREHRDFTVLRADQGELDGYDLDRPKAVAIMGGPMSVNDPLPWIGEEIAALRHFIARDVPLIGHCLGGQLLARALGAAVHRMPYTEIGWQPLEKRAQASDNPWLAHLPREFSIYQWHSDTFDLPEGAQWLMDSPWCPNQGFSWGDKLLALQGHPEMTEELVRSWLTDWGHLLDETQASQQSKTRMLTDLPAKVADLNQVAEGFYRRWLDLAFG; the protein is encoded by the coding sequence ATGACCGATATCCTGATTCTTGTCCACGCGGACTTCTGCTCGCCCGGCCACCTGGCCGCCGTGCTGGACCGCGAGCATCGCGACTTCACCGTATTGCGTGCCGACCAGGGCGAACTGGACGGCTACGACCTGGACCGGCCGAAGGCCGTGGCCATCATGGGCGGGCCCATGAGCGTGAATGACCCATTGCCCTGGATAGGCGAGGAAATCGCCGCGCTGCGGCACTTCATCGCGCGCGATGTGCCCCTGATCGGCCACTGCCTGGGCGGGCAACTGCTGGCCCGCGCCCTCGGTGCCGCCGTGCATCGCATGCCCTACACCGAAATCGGCTGGCAGCCGCTGGAAAAGCGCGCCCAGGCCAGCGACAACCCCTGGCTGGCGCACTTGCCTCGGGAGTTCTCCATCTACCAGTGGCACAGCGATACCTTCGACCTGCCCGAAGGCGCCCAGTGGCTGATGGACAGCCCCTGGTGCCCCAACCAGGGGTTCTCCTGGGGCGACAAGTTGCTGGCCCTGCAAGGCCACCCGGAAATGACCGAGGAACTGGTGCGCAGCTGGCTCACCGACTGGGGCCATCTGCTGGACGAGACCCAGGCCAGCCAGCAGTCGAAGACCCGCATGCTCACCGACCTGCCGGCCAAGGTGGCGGACCTGAACCAGGTGGCGGAAGGCTTCTACCGGCGCTGGCTGGACCTGGCGTTCGGTTAG